One Pseudorhodoplanes sinuspersici DNA segment encodes these proteins:
- a CDS encoding FecR family protein has product MAWILKLTSGDATEADRDAFLRWRARGPEYEGAALDAMRVWQHVGTAAAISRRRSRIPSRRLVLQGGAVAASVAGLAFAGSKLGFLPTIQDAFADYRTLAGEQRRLTFPHITVELNTRSGLSLETAKGEGHLRLVSGEAAFTARSRAGPILSLSARQAVVTASNAVFVVRLDENRTVVSCLEGSLDLLMPETGQIKAGQQALCENGHVATKAIADMEAVSGWRKGQLLFRDEPLAKVADELNRYKKGLVVVVDKAAAQRRVTGVFHLSRIDEALDHIGNALGLPVRHLSPFFTLIG; this is encoded by the coding sequence GTGGCCTGGATTCTCAAATTGACCTCTGGCGATGCCACGGAAGCCGATCGCGACGCTTTCCTGCGATGGCGTGCGCGTGGGCCTGAATACGAGGGCGCCGCTCTCGATGCCATGCGGGTGTGGCAACATGTGGGGACAGCGGCAGCCATATCCCGAAGACGCTCTCGCATTCCAAGCCGCAGATTGGTCCTGCAGGGAGGAGCGGTCGCGGCCTCGGTGGCTGGACTGGCTTTTGCGGGGTCGAAGCTCGGTTTTCTTCCTACGATACAGGATGCTTTCGCCGACTACAGGACACTTGCTGGCGAGCAACGCCGTCTCACGTTTCCTCATATCACCGTCGAACTGAATACGCGCAGTGGTTTGTCGCTTGAGACTGCGAAGGGCGAAGGTCATCTGAGGCTGGTCAGTGGCGAGGCGGCTTTCACAGCGCGTTCGCGTGCAGGACCGATTTTGTCGCTGTCGGCTCGTCAGGCTGTTGTGACGGCCAGCAATGCTGTCTTTGTCGTCCGTCTTGATGAAAACAGGACGGTGGTGTCGTGTCTCGAAGGAAGCCTGGATCTCCTCATGCCAGAGACCGGCCAAATCAAGGCGGGGCAGCAAGCCTTGTGTGAGAATGGACATGTCGCGACCAAGGCGATAGCCGACATGGAAGCTGTTTCCGGCTGGCGTAAGGGGCAGTTGCTCTTCCGGGATGAGCCGCTGGCAAAGGTCGCTGACGAATTGAACCGGTACAAAAAGGGTCTCGTGGTGGTTGTCGATAAGGCGGCAGCGCAACGGCGTGTCACCGGTGTGTTCCACCTCAGCCGCATCGATGAAGCGCTGGATCACATCGGCAATGCCTTAGGCCTGCCAGTCCGGCATTTGTCGCCGTTCTTCACCTTGATCGGCTGA